TTTAGTATTCACATTTATTGTAGTTGCTATCTTTAGAAAATTGGAGAAGAAATATGTCATTAGAAGCTAATTTACAATTACAAGTTATTGATTTAAAAAAGAAATATAAAGAATCTGCTGCAGTTAATGGTGTAAGTTTTACAGTAAATAAGGGGGATATAGTTTCTATTATAGGGCCTTCCGGTGCTGGAAAAAGTTCCCTTCTTAGAAATATTATACAAATAGATAAACCTGATTCTGGTGAAGTTTATATAGATAATGAACCTTTATTTTCAAATAATATTGCTATATCTAAAGAAGATTTTATAAAGAGAAAAGAAAAAATAGGAATGATATTTCAGCACTTTAATTTGTTTCACCACAAAACAGCTTTAGAAAATATCATAGAAGCACCAATCATTGTAAAGAAGCAAAATAAAGATGAAGCAATAGAAGAGGGATTAAAG
This is a stretch of genomic DNA from Brachyspira sp. SAP_772. It encodes these proteins:
- a CDS encoding amino acid ABC transporter ATP-binding protein, which encodes MSLEANLQLQVIDLKKKYKESAAVNGVSFTVNKGDIVSIIGPSGAGKSSLLRNIIQIDKPDSGEVYIDNEPLFSNNIAISKEDFIKRKEKIGMIFQHFNLFHHKTALENIIEAPIIVKKQNKDEAIEEGLKLLDMVGLKDKRDSYPSELSGGQKQRVAIARALAMKPEILLCDEPTSALDPELIGEVLAVLKGLAKEKMTMIIVSHEISFVKELSTNIAFMDSGKIIAMDNSENFFNNQNNERIKDFLSKIFHN